The following coding sequences lie in one Heliangelus exortis chromosome 6, bHelExo1.hap1, whole genome shotgun sequence genomic window:
- the COBLL1 gene encoding cordon-bleu protein-like 1 isoform X9 — MEQKENVIDKDIELSVVLPGDVIKYTTVNGRKPMMDLLIFLCAQYHLNPSSYTIELVSAENSQIKFKPNTPVGMLEVEKVIVKPKQLDKKKPAPVIPEQTVRVVINYKKTQKTVVRVSPHSPLQELIPIICSKCEFDPSHTLLLKNYQSQEPLDVTKSLNDLGLRELYAMDISRATSPVDLNLPSLQDSYQSENLDVLKEKENKGFFSFFQRSKKKREQAASAPATPLMSKPRPTFMRSNTISKQYDSNTLPSEMPKKRRAPLPPLPHSQSAPQELAQAQVRPASETVKSNSLDRNEQAPPGLVRKGSLQLSDTASVNASLRRMKRKAPSPPSRAPEHQNESSNQTVTVPTESAPSKVEEGSTEMQSETGVKSSEYSLGEIDEREEMSVQQREDSESTNNSLGTGEITAAFSSAEVPLEMEKNNPASSASVPGSVSVDSSESFKEEKQENMSTDGKGLQTKISSEQDAFEKDRKLRILDQHRTNDHSDTKLLPTTEEGKELQTAEIKTVNFRENNKLEVDRLSNCQACKNDVSVSPQNYPQLIPEKQNSLDIVKTQDVAIQTGPSDSNLGRTKQKEIIVPQGYESPTFRGLTTQYSTDTNSPLQVRHGVQEDKDTSTEQNLEKQEAACEKVILTKDQSHLCMNGSNFSPPDTTAKTPVGSPVRGHPFYRQDAKPKPKPGNEITRDYIPKIGMTTYKIVPPKSLEIMKSWESESPSDYKDQEVSPLENSLKHEDPKGLTVQAEISYLPKSVGHLQTDSPNEPAANNLLHRVNSLSEHVLVSGAEITSDSNRMEIESSKQRVPPLSLDNTNASSEAQDKSNVLSPTTKPSSFYLQMQRRASGHYVTSAVARSTVVAPNSIQNEVKNTEMGKRVSSPDPTSLSLHKASVSFPPADEGEVDAEKKIESPISPVKSNKPSSVPSCPPALVNLKTLRTFAVPKPYSSSRPSPFALAVSSAVKRSQSFSKTRTITSPALREESPVELSSATSAAESSLATSMPQVKSPSLQTVTGGAQNSLMDKEARNVNSEQKSQVQSGASSDHPPSVTKRPTAMTFQHSDPEQIHQSLMAAIRSGEAAAKLKRVGPPSNTVSVNGRARLSPLYSTEAKTNH, encoded by the exons GAAGCCCATGATGGACTTACTGATCTTTCTCTGTGCACAGTATCATTTAAATCCGTCGAGTTATACTATAGAGTTGGTATCAGCAGAAAACAGCCAGATAAAATTTAAGCCCAACACACCAGTGGGAATGCTTGAAGTGGAAAAGGTGATTGTAAAGCCAAAACAACTGGATAAGAAGAAACCTGCTCCTGTTATACCAGAG cAAACAGTAAGGGTAGTGATAAACTACAAGAAGACACAGAAGACAGTAGTAAGAGTAAGTCCTCATTCACCCCTTCAAGAACTCATACCAATCATCTGTAGTAAATGTGAGTTTGATCCTTCACACACCCTGCTGTTGAAGAATTACCAATCTCAAGAACCCCTTGATGTGACAAAATCTCTTAATGACCTTGGACTAAGAGAATTATATGCCATGGATATCAGTCGAG CCACATCACCAGTTGATTTAAATTTACCATCTTTGCAAG ACTCCTACCAATCAGAAAATCTAGATGttctgaaggagaaagaaaacaaaggatttttcagcttttttcaacgaagcaagaagaaaagagaacaa GCTGCCAGTGCCCCAGCAACTCCATTGATGAGCAAACCAAGGCCAACATTTATGAGATCCAACACCATCAGCAAGCAGTATGATTCAAACACTTTGCCATCTGAAATGCCAAAGAAACGCAGAGCTCCTTTACCGCCTCTGCCGCATTCTCAGAGTGCTCCCCAGGAACTTGCACAAGCCCAGGTCAGACCAGCATCTGAAACTGTGAAATCCAACAGCCTTGATAGGAATGAACAG GCCCCTCCAGGATTAGTACGGAAAGGTTCCCTGCAGCTCAGTGACACCGCTTCTGTCAACGCCTCTCTACGGAGGATGAAGCGCAAAGCACCCTCACCACCTTCTAGAGCACCAGAACATCAAAATGAAAGCAGTAATCAGACTG TAACAGTGCCAACAGAATCAGCTCCTTCTAAAGTGGAAGAAGGATCCACTGAAATGCAGTCTGAAACAG GTGTAAAGAGCTCAGAATACAGCCTGGGAGAAATTGATGAAAGGGAAGAGATGAGTGTGCAACAGAGAGAGGACAGTGAAAGCACAAATAACTCTCTTGGGACAGGAGAGATTACTGCagccttcagctctgctgaggtaccactggaaatggaaaaaaataatcctgcttCATCAGCTTCAGTTCCCGGTAGTGTTTCTGTAGACAGCTCAGAAAGcttcaaggaagaaaaacaagaaaatatgaGCACAGATGGCAA AGGACTACAGACTAAGATAAGCAGTGAGCAAGATGCATTTGAAAAAGACAGGAAGCTTAGAATTTTGGATCAACATAGAACCAATG ATCACAGTGATACAAAACTCCTTCCAACaacagaagaagggaaagaactTCAGacagctgaaattaaaacagtaaattttagagaaaataaCAAGCTTGAAGTTGACAGACTATCAAACTGCCAGGCATGTAAAAATGATGTATCTGTAAGTCCTCAGAATTATCCTCAACTGattccagaaaagcaaaacagcttGGACATAGTGAAAACTCAGGATGTTGCAATTCAGACAGGTCCATCAGATAGCAATTTGGGAAGGactaaacagaaagaaattatcgTTCCTCAAGGTTATGAATCACCCACATTCAGAGGACTGACCACTCAATACAGCACAGATACAAACAGCCCACTTCAGGTGAGGCACGGAGTACAAGAGGATAAAGATACTTCAACAGAACAAAATCTTGAGAAACAAGAAGCAGCCTGTGAAAAAGTAATTCTGACAAAAGATCAGAGTCACCTTTGTATGaatggaagtaatttttctccACCAGACACAACTGCAAAGACTCCAGTTGGCTCTCCTGTAAGAGGACACCCTTTTTATAGACAGGATGCCAAACCTAAACCCAAGCCTGGTAATGAAATTACAAGAGATTACATACCAAAAATTGGAATGACTACTTACAAGATAGTGCCTCCAAAATCCTTAGAAATAATGAAGAGCTGGGAATCAGAAAGTCCATCAGATTATAAGGATCAAGAGGTATCTCCCTTGGAAAACTCTCTGAAGCATGAAGATCCTAAAGGACTCACAGTGCAAGCTGAAATTTCTTATCTTCCAAAAAGTGTGGGTCATCTGCAGACTGATTCACCAAATGAACCTGCTGCAAATAATCTGCTGCACAGAGTGAACAGCCTTTCTGAACATGTTTTGGTGTCTGGAGCTGAGATTACTTCTGACAGCAACCGGATGGAAATAGAGTCTTCCAAACAGCGTGTCCCACCGCTAAGCTTGGATAATACAAATGCATCTTCTGAGGCTCAGGACAAGTCAAACGTACTAAGTCCTACAACAAAGCCTAGTTCTTTTTATCTGCAGATGCAACGAAGAGCTTCAGGTCATTATGTGACATCTGCAGTTGCCCGAAGTACTGTTGTTGCTCCTAATTCCAttcaaaatgaagttaaaaatacagagatggGAAAAAGAGTCTCATCACCTGATCCAACCTCTTTGTCTTTACATAAAGcaagtgtttcttttcctccagcagaTGAAGGAGAAgttgatgctgaaaaaaaaattgaatccCCCATTTCACCTGTTAAAAGCAATAAACCTTCAAgtgtcccctcctgcccaccagcaCTGGTGAACCTAAAAACTTTAAGAACTTTTGCAGTTCCAAAGCCGTACTCCAGTTCGAGACCATCCCCTTTTGCTCTTGCTGTCTCATCTGCAGTCAAACGGTCACAGTCGTTCAGTAAGACCCGTACAATCACTAGCCCAGCACTGAGAGAGGAATCTCCGGTTGAACTCTCCTCTGCCACTTCAGCAGCTGAATCTTCCTTGGCTACCTCCATGCCTCAAGTGAAAAGCCCTTCCTTACAGACTGTAACAGGAGGGGCACAAAACAGTCTAATGGATAAG GAAGCCAGGAATGTGAACAGTGAGCAAAAGAGTCAGGTGCAGTCAGGTGCTTCCAGTGACCACCCACCCTCTGTCACTAAAAGACCAACTGCAATGACGTTTCAGCACTCTGACCCAGAACAGATCCATCAGAGCTTGATGGCTGCAATCCGctctggagaagctgctgccaaATTGAAAAGG
- the COBLL1 gene encoding cordon-bleu protein-like 1 isoform X1 — translation MDGRAQQTAAPPPSGKKSKAPPPPSETKFIAVSTFDDTESANPVMEQKENVIDKDIELSVVLPGDVIKYTTVNGRKPMMDLLIFLCAQYHLNPSSYTIELVSAENSQIKFKPNTPVGMLEVEKVIVKPKQLDKKKPAPVIPEQTVRVVINYKKTQKTVVRVSPHSPLQELIPIICSKCEFDPSHTLLLKNYQSQEPLDVTKSLNDLGLRELYAMDISRATSPVDLNLPSLQDSYQSENLDVLKEKENKGFFSFFQRSKKKREQAASAPATPLMSKPRPTFMRSNTISKQYDSNTLPSEMPKKRRAPLPPLPHSQSAPQELAQAQVRPASETVKSNSLDRNEQAPPGLVRKGSLQLSDTASVNASLRRMKRKAPSPPSRAPEHQNESSNQTVTVPTESAPSKVEEGSTEMQSETGVKSSEYSLGEIDEREEMSVQQREDSESTNNSLGTGEITAAFSSAEVPLEMEKNNPASSASVPGSVSVDSSESFKEEKQENMSTDGKGLQTKISSEQDAFEKDRKLRILDQHRTNDHSDTKLLPTTEEGKELQTAEIKTVNFRENNKLEVDRLSNCQACKNDVSVSPQNYPQLIPEKQNSLDIVKTQDVAIQTGPSDSNLGRTKQKEIIVPQGYESPTFRGLTTQYSTDTNSPLQVRHGVQEDKDTSTEQNLEKQEAACEKVILTKDQSHLCMNGSNFSPPDTTAKTPVGSPVRGHPFYRQDAKPKPKPGNEITRDYIPKIGMTTYKIVPPKSLEIMKSWESESPSDYKDQEVSPLENSLKHEDPKGLTVQAEISYLPKSVGHLQTDSPNEPAANNLLHRVNSLSEHVLVSGAEITSDSNRMEIESSKQRVPPLSLDNTNASSEAQDKSNVLSPTTKPSSFYLQMQRRASGHYVTSAVARSTVVAPNSIQNEVKNTEMGKRVSSPDPTSLSLHKASVSFPPADEGEVDAEKKIESPISPVKSNKPSSVPSCPPALVNLKTLRTFAVPKPYSSSRPSPFALAVSSAVKRSQSFSKTRTITSPALREESPVELSSATSAAESSLATSMPQVKSPSLQTVTGGAQNSLMDKEARNVNSEQKSQVQSGASSDHPPSVTKRPTAMTFQHSDPEQIHQSLMAAIRSGEAAAKLKRVGPPSNTVSVNGRARLSPLYSTEAKTNH, via the exons GAAGCCCATGATGGACTTACTGATCTTTCTCTGTGCACAGTATCATTTAAATCCGTCGAGTTATACTATAGAGTTGGTATCAGCAGAAAACAGCCAGATAAAATTTAAGCCCAACACACCAGTGGGAATGCTTGAAGTGGAAAAGGTGATTGTAAAGCCAAAACAACTGGATAAGAAGAAACCTGCTCCTGTTATACCAGAG cAAACAGTAAGGGTAGTGATAAACTACAAGAAGACACAGAAGACAGTAGTAAGAGTAAGTCCTCATTCACCCCTTCAAGAACTCATACCAATCATCTGTAGTAAATGTGAGTTTGATCCTTCACACACCCTGCTGTTGAAGAATTACCAATCTCAAGAACCCCTTGATGTGACAAAATCTCTTAATGACCTTGGACTAAGAGAATTATATGCCATGGATATCAGTCGAG CCACATCACCAGTTGATTTAAATTTACCATCTTTGCAAG ACTCCTACCAATCAGAAAATCTAGATGttctgaaggagaaagaaaacaaaggatttttcagcttttttcaacgaagcaagaagaaaagagaacaa GCTGCCAGTGCCCCAGCAACTCCATTGATGAGCAAACCAAGGCCAACATTTATGAGATCCAACACCATCAGCAAGCAGTATGATTCAAACACTTTGCCATCTGAAATGCCAAAGAAACGCAGAGCTCCTTTACCGCCTCTGCCGCATTCTCAGAGTGCTCCCCAGGAACTTGCACAAGCCCAGGTCAGACCAGCATCTGAAACTGTGAAATCCAACAGCCTTGATAGGAATGAACAG GCCCCTCCAGGATTAGTACGGAAAGGTTCCCTGCAGCTCAGTGACACCGCTTCTGTCAACGCCTCTCTACGGAGGATGAAGCGCAAAGCACCCTCACCACCTTCTAGAGCACCAGAACATCAAAATGAAAGCAGTAATCAGACTG TAACAGTGCCAACAGAATCAGCTCCTTCTAAAGTGGAAGAAGGATCCACTGAAATGCAGTCTGAAACAG GTGTAAAGAGCTCAGAATACAGCCTGGGAGAAATTGATGAAAGGGAAGAGATGAGTGTGCAACAGAGAGAGGACAGTGAAAGCACAAATAACTCTCTTGGGACAGGAGAGATTACTGCagccttcagctctgctgaggtaccactggaaatggaaaaaaataatcctgcttCATCAGCTTCAGTTCCCGGTAGTGTTTCTGTAGACAGCTCAGAAAGcttcaaggaagaaaaacaagaaaatatgaGCACAGATGGCAA AGGACTACAGACTAAGATAAGCAGTGAGCAAGATGCATTTGAAAAAGACAGGAAGCTTAGAATTTTGGATCAACATAGAACCAATG ATCACAGTGATACAAAACTCCTTCCAACaacagaagaagggaaagaactTCAGacagctgaaattaaaacagtaaattttagagaaaataaCAAGCTTGAAGTTGACAGACTATCAAACTGCCAGGCATGTAAAAATGATGTATCTGTAAGTCCTCAGAATTATCCTCAACTGattccagaaaagcaaaacagcttGGACATAGTGAAAACTCAGGATGTTGCAATTCAGACAGGTCCATCAGATAGCAATTTGGGAAGGactaaacagaaagaaattatcgTTCCTCAAGGTTATGAATCACCCACATTCAGAGGACTGACCACTCAATACAGCACAGATACAAACAGCCCACTTCAGGTGAGGCACGGAGTACAAGAGGATAAAGATACTTCAACAGAACAAAATCTTGAGAAACAAGAAGCAGCCTGTGAAAAAGTAATTCTGACAAAAGATCAGAGTCACCTTTGTATGaatggaagtaatttttctccACCAGACACAACTGCAAAGACTCCAGTTGGCTCTCCTGTAAGAGGACACCCTTTTTATAGACAGGATGCCAAACCTAAACCCAAGCCTGGTAATGAAATTACAAGAGATTACATACCAAAAATTGGAATGACTACTTACAAGATAGTGCCTCCAAAATCCTTAGAAATAATGAAGAGCTGGGAATCAGAAAGTCCATCAGATTATAAGGATCAAGAGGTATCTCCCTTGGAAAACTCTCTGAAGCATGAAGATCCTAAAGGACTCACAGTGCAAGCTGAAATTTCTTATCTTCCAAAAAGTGTGGGTCATCTGCAGACTGATTCACCAAATGAACCTGCTGCAAATAATCTGCTGCACAGAGTGAACAGCCTTTCTGAACATGTTTTGGTGTCTGGAGCTGAGATTACTTCTGACAGCAACCGGATGGAAATAGAGTCTTCCAAACAGCGTGTCCCACCGCTAAGCTTGGATAATACAAATGCATCTTCTGAGGCTCAGGACAAGTCAAACGTACTAAGTCCTACAACAAAGCCTAGTTCTTTTTATCTGCAGATGCAACGAAGAGCTTCAGGTCATTATGTGACATCTGCAGTTGCCCGAAGTACTGTTGTTGCTCCTAATTCCAttcaaaatgaagttaaaaatacagagatggGAAAAAGAGTCTCATCACCTGATCCAACCTCTTTGTCTTTACATAAAGcaagtgtttcttttcctccagcagaTGAAGGAGAAgttgatgctgaaaaaaaaattgaatccCCCATTTCACCTGTTAAAAGCAATAAACCTTCAAgtgtcccctcctgcccaccagcaCTGGTGAACCTAAAAACTTTAAGAACTTTTGCAGTTCCAAAGCCGTACTCCAGTTCGAGACCATCCCCTTTTGCTCTTGCTGTCTCATCTGCAGTCAAACGGTCACAGTCGTTCAGTAAGACCCGTACAATCACTAGCCCAGCACTGAGAGAGGAATCTCCGGTTGAACTCTCCTCTGCCACTTCAGCAGCTGAATCTTCCTTGGCTACCTCCATGCCTCAAGTGAAAAGCCCTTCCTTACAGACTGTAACAGGAGGGGCACAAAACAGTCTAATGGATAAG GAAGCCAGGAATGTGAACAGTGAGCAAAAGAGTCAGGTGCAGTCAGGTGCTTCCAGTGACCACCCACCCTCTGTCACTAAAAGACCAACTGCAATGACGTTTCAGCACTCTGACCCAGAACAGATCCATCAGAGCTTGATGGCTGCAATCCGctctggagaagctgctgccaaATTGAAAAGG
- the COBLL1 gene encoding cordon-bleu protein-like 1 isoform X11, with product MIRGRKPMMDLLIFLCAQYHLNPSSYTIELVSAENSQIKFKPNTPVGMLEVEKVIVKPKQLDKKKPAPVIPEQTVRVVINYKKTQKTVVRVSPHSPLQELIPIICSKCEFDPSHTLLLKNYQSQEPLDVTKSLNDLGLRELYAMDISRATSPVDLNLPSLQDSYQSENLDVLKEKENKGFFSFFQRSKKKREQAASAPATPLMSKPRPTFMRSNTISKQYDSNTLPSEMPKKRRAPLPPLPHSQSAPQELAQAQVRPASETVKSNSLDRNEQAPPGLVRKGSLQLSDTASVNASLRRMKRKAPSPPSRAPEHQNESSNQTVTVPTESAPSKVEEGSTEMQSETGVKSSEYSLGEIDEREEMSVQQREDSESTNNSLGTGEITAAFSSAEVPLEMEKNNPASSASVPGSVSVDSSESFKEEKQENMSTDGKGLQTKISSEQDAFEKDRKLRILDQHRTNDHSDTKLLPTTEEGKELQTAEIKTVNFRENNKLEVDRLSNCQACKNDVSVSPQNYPQLIPEKQNSLDIVKTQDVAIQTGPSDSNLGRTKQKEIIVPQGYESPTFRGLTTQYSTDTNSPLQVRHGVQEDKDTSTEQNLEKQEAACEKVILTKDQSHLCMNGSNFSPPDTTAKTPVGSPVRGHPFYRQDAKPKPKPGNEITRDYIPKIGMTTYKIVPPKSLEIMKSWESESPSDYKDQEVSPLENSLKHEDPKGLTVQAEISYLPKSVGHLQTDSPNEPAANNLLHRVNSLSEHVLVSGAEITSDSNRMEIESSKQRVPPLSLDNTNASSEAQDKSNVLSPTTKPSSFYLQMQRRASGHYVTSAVARSTVVAPNSIQNEVKNTEMGKRVSSPDPTSLSLHKASVSFPPADEGEVDAEKKIESPISPVKSNKPSSVPSCPPALVNLKTLRTFAVPKPYSSSRPSPFALAVSSAVKRSQSFSKTRTITSPALREESPVELSSATSAAESSLATSMPQVKSPSLQTVTGGAQNSLMDKEARNVNSEQKSQVQSGASSDHPPSVTKRPTAMTFQHSDPEQIHQSLMAAIRSGEAAAKLKRVGPPSNTVSVNGRARLSPLYSTEAKTNH from the exons GAAGCCCATGATGGACTTACTGATCTTTCTCTGTGCACAGTATCATTTAAATCCGTCGAGTTATACTATAGAGTTGGTATCAGCAGAAAACAGCCAGATAAAATTTAAGCCCAACACACCAGTGGGAATGCTTGAAGTGGAAAAGGTGATTGTAAAGCCAAAACAACTGGATAAGAAGAAACCTGCTCCTGTTATACCAGAG cAAACAGTAAGGGTAGTGATAAACTACAAGAAGACACAGAAGACAGTAGTAAGAGTAAGTCCTCATTCACCCCTTCAAGAACTCATACCAATCATCTGTAGTAAATGTGAGTTTGATCCTTCACACACCCTGCTGTTGAAGAATTACCAATCTCAAGAACCCCTTGATGTGACAAAATCTCTTAATGACCTTGGACTAAGAGAATTATATGCCATGGATATCAGTCGAG CCACATCACCAGTTGATTTAAATTTACCATCTTTGCAAG ACTCCTACCAATCAGAAAATCTAGATGttctgaaggagaaagaaaacaaaggatttttcagcttttttcaacgaagcaagaagaaaagagaacaa GCTGCCAGTGCCCCAGCAACTCCATTGATGAGCAAACCAAGGCCAACATTTATGAGATCCAACACCATCAGCAAGCAGTATGATTCAAACACTTTGCCATCTGAAATGCCAAAGAAACGCAGAGCTCCTTTACCGCCTCTGCCGCATTCTCAGAGTGCTCCCCAGGAACTTGCACAAGCCCAGGTCAGACCAGCATCTGAAACTGTGAAATCCAACAGCCTTGATAGGAATGAACAG GCCCCTCCAGGATTAGTACGGAAAGGTTCCCTGCAGCTCAGTGACACCGCTTCTGTCAACGCCTCTCTACGGAGGATGAAGCGCAAAGCACCCTCACCACCTTCTAGAGCACCAGAACATCAAAATGAAAGCAGTAATCAGACTG TAACAGTGCCAACAGAATCAGCTCCTTCTAAAGTGGAAGAAGGATCCACTGAAATGCAGTCTGAAACAG GTGTAAAGAGCTCAGAATACAGCCTGGGAGAAATTGATGAAAGGGAAGAGATGAGTGTGCAACAGAGAGAGGACAGTGAAAGCACAAATAACTCTCTTGGGACAGGAGAGATTACTGCagccttcagctctgctgaggtaccactggaaatggaaaaaaataatcctgcttCATCAGCTTCAGTTCCCGGTAGTGTTTCTGTAGACAGCTCAGAAAGcttcaaggaagaaaaacaagaaaatatgaGCACAGATGGCAA AGGACTACAGACTAAGATAAGCAGTGAGCAAGATGCATTTGAAAAAGACAGGAAGCTTAGAATTTTGGATCAACATAGAACCAATG ATCACAGTGATACAAAACTCCTTCCAACaacagaagaagggaaagaactTCAGacagctgaaattaaaacagtaaattttagagaaaataaCAAGCTTGAAGTTGACAGACTATCAAACTGCCAGGCATGTAAAAATGATGTATCTGTAAGTCCTCAGAATTATCCTCAACTGattccagaaaagcaaaacagcttGGACATAGTGAAAACTCAGGATGTTGCAATTCAGACAGGTCCATCAGATAGCAATTTGGGAAGGactaaacagaaagaaattatcgTTCCTCAAGGTTATGAATCACCCACATTCAGAGGACTGACCACTCAATACAGCACAGATACAAACAGCCCACTTCAGGTGAGGCACGGAGTACAAGAGGATAAAGATACTTCAACAGAACAAAATCTTGAGAAACAAGAAGCAGCCTGTGAAAAAGTAATTCTGACAAAAGATCAGAGTCACCTTTGTATGaatggaagtaatttttctccACCAGACACAACTGCAAAGACTCCAGTTGGCTCTCCTGTAAGAGGACACCCTTTTTATAGACAGGATGCCAAACCTAAACCCAAGCCTGGTAATGAAATTACAAGAGATTACATACCAAAAATTGGAATGACTACTTACAAGATAGTGCCTCCAAAATCCTTAGAAATAATGAAGAGCTGGGAATCAGAAAGTCCATCAGATTATAAGGATCAAGAGGTATCTCCCTTGGAAAACTCTCTGAAGCATGAAGATCCTAAAGGACTCACAGTGCAAGCTGAAATTTCTTATCTTCCAAAAAGTGTGGGTCATCTGCAGACTGATTCACCAAATGAACCTGCTGCAAATAATCTGCTGCACAGAGTGAACAGCCTTTCTGAACATGTTTTGGTGTCTGGAGCTGAGATTACTTCTGACAGCAACCGGATGGAAATAGAGTCTTCCAAACAGCGTGTCCCACCGCTAAGCTTGGATAATACAAATGCATCTTCTGAGGCTCAGGACAAGTCAAACGTACTAAGTCCTACAACAAAGCCTAGTTCTTTTTATCTGCAGATGCAACGAAGAGCTTCAGGTCATTATGTGACATCTGCAGTTGCCCGAAGTACTGTTGTTGCTCCTAATTCCAttcaaaatgaagttaaaaatacagagatggGAAAAAGAGTCTCATCACCTGATCCAACCTCTTTGTCTTTACATAAAGcaagtgtttcttttcctccagcagaTGAAGGAGAAgttgatgctgaaaaaaaaattgaatccCCCATTTCACCTGTTAAAAGCAATAAACCTTCAAgtgtcccctcctgcccaccagcaCTGGTGAACCTAAAAACTTTAAGAACTTTTGCAGTTCCAAAGCCGTACTCCAGTTCGAGACCATCCCCTTTTGCTCTTGCTGTCTCATCTGCAGTCAAACGGTCACAGTCGTTCAGTAAGACCCGTACAATCACTAGCCCAGCACTGAGAGAGGAATCTCCGGTTGAACTCTCCTCTGCCACTTCAGCAGCTGAATCTTCCTTGGCTACCTCCATGCCTCAAGTGAAAAGCCCTTCCTTACAGACTGTAACAGGAGGGGCACAAAACAGTCTAATGGATAAG GAAGCCAGGAATGTGAACAGTGAGCAAAAGAGTCAGGTGCAGTCAGGTGCTTCCAGTGACCACCCACCCTCTGTCACTAAAAGACCAACTGCAATGACGTTTCAGCACTCTGACCCAGAACAGATCCATCAGAGCTTGATGGCTGCAATCCGctctggagaagctgctgccaaATTGAAAAGG